From the Papaver somniferum cultivar HN1 chromosome 2, ASM357369v1, whole genome shotgun sequence genome, the window aagtggggtatcttcagaccgagtgcatcatagtcgggacttgtcaagaatggtaaGGTAGGCTCCAATGCccccgcactcttgactcaaccgtgtacctcggcaccctgatcgagtttctgcactccttaggagagactttctcaccttgATCTTCCAATCTAAGGTGATGAGCTTAGACTAAAAATTTAAGGCACCTATCCTGGATGGGCTTTTTcgttttttctcaccccaaatatccatgaaTCAAGTTCtggggtcggtgtagccttcccttgagtcatgttTTCTAGGTTTTCTCCGaatatgacgtgcgataggtcttactttttgcctcttgcatctgtgcgaactaggttgcacgccacattcggattcctagtctatctgattaaaattttcaattatggtgccttttattaaggtcttattataaagatttctACCTTTCTTTTCTTGATATGGTATTACCATATGAAAATAGAACTTTTCATTCCATTCTGAATCTTTGAGTTTATACAACTCTAGTACATAGATTTCTTATTAATTTCTTTCTCATGAAGAAAAAACATGTTTATTCTCCATACTACTCATTTGTCCCTTTCACTTTCTGTATCTCTTTAAGCTCGCAGATGCTTTTCAGAATATTATTTCGCATAATTTCTGCAATCTCCTCTGCGCGAGAATCATTGCAACTATCACTTTTCTCTTGAGAACATAACTTCTGCCTCTGCATTCTTCCTCCTTCTGTAGAAGTGATTTTTCTGGCCCATTTAGCACTACTATTCTCAGAAGATTTTGCTTCAATATCTTGCTTATTTGTTTCTACAACTTTAAACACTACATCCACCATTAACCTTTCAGCTATTTGAATATCTGCAGCATGCGTTTTCCAATTTCTCCGTTTACCTTCTCTTTCTTCGCACTTATCAATATCTATTTCTTGACAACTTCTACTTTCAACTGTATCTCCTCTTATTATGCCAATACCTTAAGGTAAAGGAAACTTTATGCACTGGTGAAATGTCGAAGCCACACCCAAGATACTATGCAACCATGGCCTTCCAATAAGAGCATTATAAGGTGATTCGACATCCACAACACAGAATACAATTTCTGGTGGTAAATTCTGAAGAAGAATTCGCATTGTCACTTCTCCTTTTGGCTAGTTCGCAGTACCATTGAATCCATAAATTTATATGTTGAAGGAATTAATTCGTCATCTCTACCACCCATGGTCTTGTATGTATGATAAAAAATAATATcaacagagcttccagtatctaTGAGTATTCTGTTTATAGCCCCAAGTATTTGCTTCATCctattcatcatcttctacttTCGCTTTCGGATTAATTCCTAACTTCACTACCAATAGACATTCATGCGATTCTCCTCCTCCTGGTGTTTCTTCCTCGCTGAATGAGATAGTCTGTTTTTTCCAACCCTTTAATGGTAATATTTTCGCAAGGTTGAGGATTTCTCTTCCATCAGCATCCCTCGCAAACACCCGACTTAAGATAGTGTCATGGAAATCTTCTATGTTTTTGAATGAATGTATAATCGAATTACAATATAAGTTCTTCGGTTTCGTACCTACTTCAATTACATATGTATTATTTCCTTTCTccgttccgtatgtattccctcctggtggtggtggtggtaaattcttTGACTGTTGTACTAATAAATGATCCAACTTTCCTTGTTCATCATTCGCAatatgattttcctcacatttctgcaattacttgttgtgtgaccatgaaagcgataatatacacaaaattctttactcacatttctgcaattactTGTTGTGTGATCATGAAAGCGattatatacacaaaattctttactccTCCTCCCCGGTGGTGGATCATCTCCTACATTATGTGGCTCAGGGATTTCTTCCATTAGGATGGCAGCTTCCCACACTTTATCTACCGTCGTATTCAACTTTGGTAAGTTTATCTGTTCCCACACTATCCTTCCAGTTCCTTGTCTCttattataatatggttgttgaCCTCCATAATTTTCTGGTGGATTGTccattctttgaatcttattattaccTCCGCTATTTTGAAGTTGTTTTTATTTATATTCTCTTTCGAATTCTTGTTGATCTGCGCTACCCATGGCTATCAGCTTTTGTTCCATTTCTGTAACGTTCTTTCCTTGATTTCCCTGCGAGGTACTCGCAACAGAATTTGTCATTCTTGGAAGTAAACTTGCATTTTCACTCTTCGCATCAGGTACTGCAATTGGGTAGGACTCCATATGTCTTTGCTTCTCTTCGGGTGCTATATACTCCTCTTGAAATTCGCGCAACTCTGACATTGTTATTGTGTCATTTATCCTAAAGATTTGTGTATATAATAAATCTGTAGGGAAGAGAGCATTGAAAAAAGCTAGAATAAGGTATCGCTCATTCACTCGTCTTgtcatttcactacacatagtcctccaacGTGTGGCTAAatgacgcaaactctcatttATTCTTCTGCGAAGTCCAAATGCCATCTCAATTCctggtcttgacatattattgCTGATATATTGTCCTAAAAAGACGTTATGTAAGTGGTGAAATGATCCAATGGTTTCTACCGGTATCCCTTCGAACCATTTCATAGCTTCCCCTGCCAAGCTCGCAGCAAAATAATTACACATCACTGCATCATTATTTTCCCACTGCAGTAGAGCTCGAGTGTAAGATTTTACATGTTATATTGCACATGCGCTTTCATCAAATATACTAGTGAACACTGGTGAATTGCATTTATGTGATATCATTGCCATTTGAATTTTCCTTGTAAAAGGTGTTTTCCCAGCCTCTTCCACTGCTTCTTCTAGTTGCCTCCTTCCTCCATTTCTTCGCCCAGttatcatttctcttaattccgcCATTTCTCTAAGAATTTCTTCACTTAAGGTTTGATCTAAATCTTCTCGtattggtctttttaatcttgcttgcTGGTGTGCCCGGGAAGGCGTGAAAAttaaagcgaaatgaaacgggcctacagtaagaccgcaagtgcacggtcgtcagttgtagctcgtgcaagtacgggtcgatccacagagactgggtgtgtttggagtttctagctattttgggctctaaatggctattgttgggctttgggtaccaatggactttgggtaccaatgggttatgagtaccaatgggctttgattaagcttctgttttggactatgggcttgtgtgataatgaagtgctttgggccttgggcctttgaagtgaactgagccttggactcagttggtcggGCTTTGGTTTAATGTACTGGACTGAGCCTTGGTAATGAAGTTACTGGGCTCAGTGGTCTtgaaatgaattgaactgggcttgataatgaacttgggcttgttATTGAACTGGACCTATAGCCAAGCAATGAACTGGGCTTGTGGTCAAGCACTGAACTGGGCTCTTGATCCTTGAACAATTAATGGGCTCTTGGCCTTTTAACCTGGACTGGGCttatgctgtgagccaagctcagttgcagcagcagcagtggaaaccaggttgcagcagcagcagcaaggaaaagaaagcagcagtactgcacagcaggggaaagaaagcagcagcagcaaggaaaaggcagcaagccaaggggaagaaaacaaggcagtagcaagtagtaaaagcagtgaagcaaaggtaacagtgacagaacaatgaaactaaacaagaacaatggaaccaaggcctaagccaagggcaggggtgtgaagaagacagtgaagtaaaaaaaaggaaggaaaaaaaaagcaaagccaaggcaatggctttaggcattcatctagagtgggaagacaaccagcttgctcacagtcactagtgagcactagtttctccccactgctcaatcaactcaatgctccaaaggctctaacctagcattgacacacaacagtaaactaatcctaacatttgagaagctaacagttgacaaaacaagagagcctaggcatacaactagagtgggaagagaaccagtttgctcacagtcactagtgagcactagtttctccccactgctcaatcaatccaatgcttcaaagctctaacctagcattccacttcttgacagtgaattaaacttaACAGTTtgagaaactaaacatcacacaCTAAACATCACACACTAAACATCACAGTATATCCAATTAACATTAcattaaacatgaaactagaaatTAAACTAAATATGCACAATGTatcaaaacaggaaacaaaaattaacaaaacagggaacaaaaattaacaaaacaggAATCATTGctaaacaggaaacaaaaattgaggcaaaaattgaaacaatgaaactgaaattaaaactaacctaagcatggaactagaaattaccaaacattaaaattaaactaacataaacctaattgcactaacagttgaaaattaaatcaaaattaaacttgctaaacacaaaattaaaacctaaattgaactgttggaattgaaattgacattaaaacaaacttaattgtaactgaaatagaaattggacttgaaattgaattaaaattaaactaaaaattgaaaccctaattttgaatttgatttgaaattgaagaaactagaactgaaattaaacctaattggagacttggctagtccaagcacacccttcatcctctacaccatgagctatttatacttcaaaagccccaataatttacaaaccctaaaattaaaattaggtattttcaattccgaaattgctcaccaaatccactgaattggtggtgacccatgcctcttctcttctctctcgatccttctctgccctcaatttcaatctatagcctcatctatttcatcaactcttcacgcctagggttccagcgagaaagaggggtgatgggctgatgtaatagatggctagagagtagggggatgtataggtgattgagacagaggagttggtggtagaaatggtggtgacaggagcgatggatgatggaagtagcaggtggaggtgatggtggcggaatgggtgtttttgcagaggaatgggggagaagaacggaagagaagaagggaatgagagaaaaaactctcgatggtttttagggtataggaattttcactgtggagcatgtacatcggagatgatgatcagaaacgttgagcgttggatgcaaatatggttggtagatctaacggtaatataagagatgaatcacttcgaccgtcggattgtgaaatacaacgaagtcaacggtgttagatgatgttaggtactgtagtgtaaagcgggagtatctaattttgatgcacacgcatagaagcgatcgttggattcaactacaatctaatctgaaggcttggaatttatgcGCTGTggcgtttggcagagacttcagattttgatgctctatgaatgagcgaccgtaggatgatgagttggatccaatctgacggatgagaatggaggcggttttggttatagaaaatgggtttgggtaagggttttgggccttgggtatgccaagcccatatcttctttaagagcaattcttccttcttgagcccatttctagtcttttgggctcatgcgcaccattcttcgcggcttccttgtgtaattcctcccggattttcactacttttctgctcttttcgttccgcaattcatccaaactttatttacaacctaaaaatgcaaaattaagtaagaaaaatatttattcttgaaaacaatgaaaatacagaatatgggataaaatgtagaattactgcacaaaagatgagttaaatgccaacaaaaagggataaatatatacaatatttggcactcatcacttgcCTCAAgctattctcatgattattatGACATACTGCCTCTTGTATCTCACATTCTTCAgcttcttcccttcttctcctacGTCTTTCTCTTTCAATGTTCACATCAATTTGTGCTCTATCATGTCTTTCCTCTTCATATGTGCGATCATGTTGATGTCTTAACATTTCTTTTTCTTGTAATGCAATCCTTCCTTGTTCTGTATCATCCACGCGATAACGTTCGCGCCGCCTTACTCGATTATCATGATTGTTTTGACGTAACGCTTCTTGTAATtctctctcttcaatttcttcccttcttctttgcaTGTCTCTTCCATCTCTCGCACGTGTAACTTCCCCTTCACGCTCATATTGTTCTCTCAACATTTATTTTCCATGCAATATCATCTGCCCTTGTCTTGgatcatcttcttctctttcaagaTTGTGATTTGTGTGATGAAGAAGTTCACGCGAATGTTCATATCGATTAGTTCCCTGATCTTGAGTTACACGTCTTCTCTCACGTTGGTTTTGTAAAGTATCATCTACTTGCAGGTTCTCTTCAATGGTTTCCATGTGATGTCTTCGCCTAGTATCTCCTTGATTGGATTGACTTTGTCTTGATGAACTCCTGCTTGATCTCGACCTTGATCGTGTATCGCTTCTTGATCTATGCTCTTGcaatctaagattctcttctcttaaATCATCATTATGTCGTatcaaattcgcacgttcttcctCGTCTCTCCTCCGTTTTGTTAGTAATCTTTGTCTGAGTTCTGCAATTGTCATATTCCCTTCGCTTTCTTCAATTAATCCTGCATTCCCagtcctttgttcttcttcttcttcagcagaatTTGTTCGTGCAGTATGGATACTTactctatcataatcaatattatTGTTCGCTCTTGTTCATGCTGAGTTTCAATTGGAAGTTCACTTCCTTGAATTTCTCGTTCTCTTTCTTCATGTTGTTCAGGGTTTGTACCTCGTCTTCTTTAGCAATTTTATATCCAATTCTTACCATCTTCAATTAAAAAATTTCCGGATTTCCAAGATTCTATAAATTCACTAACATGATTTATCACCCAAAGCTGTTtctggcgccaaaaatgtagttgcaggaaatcctacaaccacaccccaatGTATTAAGACAAGATTCTAAATAATCATAattgaattcttttattattcaTCAAGATCTATAATTGGTTACAAGATAATACAAcacaatgactttacttgctctccaaataaactttctctctcctagtttcttgtctaatCACCTACTAAAGATTCATCTCTCTATGTGATAACCtcttccctttatataggattctacatagtggatgacagctaagagatccactattttcggaatcactgtgcgttacatTCACTCACGTACATTCACTCATTCTCGCACAGTTTGCACTTCGCATAGATCTTCACATTTTATttgtgactttgctgacatcatcaaatACGTCATCTCAACTCTGCTATGTGCGATAGTTCTTGCTTACATAAGATAATCTTCACACTTCGCATGCTTATTGATATATGCGATATTACATTCCTACACCTCTTGTGCCCGAACTCTTTGATTTCCCTGACAAATGTTAACCCCATAGCCCATAGCATCTGAATCAACAAAGTCAGCATCCATTTTGCAACTCCAAAACATGACTGCGCTCCAAATATTATCACTGGTAGTTAATTCAGGATTCTTTGCAGATATATTGTGGCTCAAATTAGGATTATTCTTCTTTGCATGTAATTGTATATATTACTTAGAATAGTTAGCCAAATAGGATATACCATTAGTTCTATATTTTGTTGCTTGTTATAGGCTGTACAATGATCTTATTTATAGAGAATGAAATGAATAGAGAAGGCATTCAGCCATTTAGCATTTAGATTGTCATGGCATCAGAGCCAGCAATcagtttctgattttttttcttggttttaggttgattttcaacaattttggttttattttttagagATGTCTATCGAACATTTTTCTGGCAAATCCTCGGAGACATTTGCAATCAGGCTTACAGGTAAGAACTATGTTGCCTGGGAGTTTCAGTTCAGAATGTTCTTGAAAGGGAAGACACTTTGGAATCATATCGACGGCAGTTCTTCAAAGCCTACAGACGTTGAGGAACTTGCGCAATGGGAAACCAAAGATGCTCGCATCATTTCTTGGATTTTAGCAACTATTGAGCCACGTATGGTCAATAATCTGCGTTCTTTTCATACAGCAAAACAAATGTGGGATTACCTGAGACGTATTTAtcaccaagaaaatactgcacgGCGCTTTCAACTTGAACTTGAAATCAGTCAATTCAGTCAAGGTAATCTTTCCATTGAGCAATATTATTCTGATTTTATTAACCTCTGGAGCGAGTATTCTGGTATTATTTATTCTAAGGTCTCTCAAGAGACGTTGGAAGGTCCTCAGGCAGTGCATGAGGAAACCcagcgggatcaattcttgatgAAATTGAGACCAGAGTTTGAGACTGCGCGAGCTGGATTGTTGAACAGAAATCCGGTTCCCTCATTAGATATATGTGTTGGTGAATTATTGCGTGAGGAACAAAGGATGGCTACACAAGATGCTATAAGTGGGCAGAAAGAAACGGCTGATTTGGTCAATCTGGCCTATGCTGCTCAAGGGAGGAATCATGGGAAAGGGCAATCACAATGCTATAGTTGCAAAGAATTTGGGCATATTGCACGCAATTGCAATAAGAAATTCTGCAACTATTGCAAACAACAAGGCCACATTATCAAAGAGTGTCCTACACGTCCAGAAAATAGAAAAGCCCAAGCATTTCAAGCTGTTGCTTCATCCTCTACTGTTAGTCAGTCAACAATTACTCCAGAAATGATACAACAAATGATTCTTTCAGCTTTCTCTGCGCTTGGACTTCAAGGTAATAGTAAGTCAATTACCTTTCCTTGGATTGTTGATTCTGGAGCGTCCAATCATATGACTGGCTCATCTGATTTATTACACAATGTACGGGAATATACTGGTACACAAAATATTGAAATTGCTAATGGCAGTAAACTTCCAATTACAGCTGTTGGAGATATTACACCCTCTTTTCGTCATGTATTTATTTCCCCTGGATTATCTACTAGCCTTATTTCAGTTGGTCAAATGGTGGATAATAACTGTGATGTGCACTTTTCTCGTAATGGTTGTGTTGTACAGGATCAGGTGTCGGGGAAGGTGATCGCGAAGGGGCCTAAAGTGGGCAGAATTTTTCCGCTGCAATTTTCGATTCCTAGAACTTTGTCTTTAGCTTCTATTTTAGTTGAGAATAAGGCTTCCATTTGGCATAAACGCTTAGGTCATCCGAATAATGAGATTTTATCAACATTAATGAATCGTGGTTTTCTTGGTAACAAAGATAAAAGTTTCAATTTTGATTGTTCTACCTGTAAGTTGGGGAAGAGTAAAGTTTTACCTTTTCCTACATCTGGTAGTCATGCTACTACATGTTTTGAGATTATACATTCTGATGTTTGGGGTATTACTCATGTTATCTCACATGCTcaatataaatattttgttaCGTTTATTGATGACTACAACCGTTTTACATGGATTTATTTCCTGCGCACCAAGGCTGAAGTATTCACTGTGTTTCAAGCTTTTCTAGCCTATATTGAAACACAGTTCTCTACATGTATTAAAATTTTGCGATCTGATAATGGAGGTGAATACATGTCACATGAATTTCAGGGATTCTTGCAACAGAAAGGTATTATATCTCAGAGATCTTGTCCTAATACACCTCAACAAAACGGGgtggctgaacgtaagaaccgtcaCTTGTTGGATATGGTTCGAACATTGCTTTTGGAGTCCTCTGTTCCAGCAAAGTTTTGGGTGGAAGCTTTATCTACGGCTGTATATTTGATCAATCGCTTACCCTCTCAACAATTGAGGTTTGACTCTCCTTATTATCGCCTCTTCAGCACATATCCTCAGTACGACAGGTTGCACACTTTTGGGTGTGTTTGTTTCGTTCATCTGCCTTCTCATGAGCGTCACAAACTTATGGCTCAATCAGTAAAATGTGCTTTTATGGGGTATCGTACTACTCAGAAAGGAAATTTGTGCTATGATAGTGTTGCTAATCGCATGCGTATTTCTAGAAATGTGATTTTCTTTGAAAATAAGTATTTTTTTCAGCAGCAtgtctctcatcttgataatgttTGTATTCCTACTTTTGAGCATATCGATGATCCGTCACCACTCATTGAGCATTTTAAACGCAATCATGTTTATCAGCGAAGACGGCCCCTTTCTTCACAAATCCTTCCCGACCCTGATCCGGTGATTGCTCCAGTGGTTCTCCGCAGGTCACATCGTACCACTCAGCCCCCCACTCGGTATGGTTTCTCTGCCACTTTAGCTAACACTGAAATTCCCACATGTAATTCTAAAGCAGCTAAACTTGCATGTTGGACGAAAGCCAGGCAAGAAGAGCTTCTTGCTCTTCAGGAGAATCATACTTGGGATATTGTCCCATGTCCTGCGGGTGTAAAACccattggatgtaaatgggtataTTCCATTAAGCTACGCTCTGATGGGTCTCTTGACAGATATAAAGCAAGGTTGGTGGCACTTGGTAATCGGCAACAGCATGGAGTTGACTACGAAGAAACATTTGCACCTGTCGCAAAAATGACTACTGTAAGACTTATTCTTGCTATTGCAGCCTCTCAAGGTTGGCCATTGAGTCAAATGGACGTTAAGAATGCTTTCTTACATGGGGATCTTAAGGAAGAAATCTATATGACTCCACCACCTGGATTCTTCTCCACTCCATCGACAGATGTTTG encodes:
- the LOC113352837 gene encoding uncharacterized protein LOC113352837, which encodes MLREQYEREGEVTRARDGRDMQRRREEIEERELQEALRQNNHDNRVRRRERYRVDDTEQGRIALQEKEMLRHQHDRTYEEERHDRAQIDVNIERERRRRRREEAEECEIQEAQARLKRPIREDLDQTLSEEILREMAELREMITGRRNGGRRQLEEAVEEAGKTPFTRKIQMWENNDAVMCNYFAASLAGEAMKWFEGIPVETIGSFHHLHNVFLGQYISNNMSRPGIEMAFGLRRRINESLRHLATRWRTMCSEMTRRVNERYLILAFFNALFPTDLLYTQIFRINDTITMSELREFQEEYIAPEEKQRHMESYPIAVPDAKSENASLLPRMTNSVASTSQGNQGKNVTEMEQKLIAMGSADQQEFEREYK
- the LOC113350488 gene encoding uncharacterized protein LOC113350488, whose translation is MKLRPEFETARAGLLNRNPVPSLDICVGELLREEQRMATQDAISGQKETADLVNLAYAAQGRNHGKGQSQCYSCKEFGHIARNCNKKFCNYCKQQGHIIKECPTRPENRKAQAFQAVASSSTVSQSTITPEMIQQMILSAFSALGLQGSGVGEGDREGA